GGAGATTCGGTAGTCTGGTAACGGAATTAAATTTGGAACCGAATAAACAGCATTATAAAATCTATAATGACTATTGTCTTGAATGTGGTGCTTGTATTAAACAATGTCCAGTTAATGCTATTTCTATTGAAAAAGGAAAAGATCATCGATTATGCAGTATTTTTCTAGACAAAACAGCAGAAAAGTTTAATCCGCGTTATGGTTGTGGTAAATGTCAGGTAAATGTCCCTTGTGAAAGTGGGATGCCGACAATAAATGATAATGAGTCAATTAAAATAAAGATATAAATCAATGTAATAGAATCTAATTAAACGGCTAATTTATTATGATGCTAATTTTTCGTGTCAATTAATTGGATTAAAATATGTGATGGAGCAGTGTTATGTTAATTGGAAAGTATCAAAATCATGAAGAATTGGAAAAAGTTGTACAATTTACCTATCCTGGAATTACCCTGTTAATTCGCGATAGTAACCTTGGTAAGTTGGGGGCAAAATACAAAGTTGGAATGATCTTAAAAGAACTTGGTTTTATCGACACCAGCCGTCGTCGTGGGGGACTGGCGACAACCCATCGTTTGGCAATTCTTTCGAATCATTATGCCGATATGCAGGCCTATGAGCATGACACCCAATGGGGATTATGTGTCATTGATTCGGGATCGCATTTTAAGGTTTTAGATGTTTATACACAAAATGATAAAACCCAAATTATCTTATTACATCTACCGGAAAAAGGCTGGGAAGTGTTCGACGAAGTAGCAACCGATATTGATCAGGAGGTAGTTGCAATTGTCCGGGAAAACTTTAAGCATTGTCTGGAACTACCGCCAATCCCTGAATTGACCACCCAAAGCTGGCAGAATCGCTGTCACTATCCCGTTGGGATGTCTGAATTTGGCGAGTATTTTCCGTTAGGTAAATATTAAATTATTAATCAATCAAATTATAGAACAACCTAAATATTGTTAATTAGAATTTGAAAAAAATTAAAGCAATTTGATTACAATTTATAAAAGAGTAATGGCAACCATTCGGTGCGCCATTACTTTTTTTGTCTTTGTTTTCAAAAATTATTTATAAAAAATTCGTAAATAACTCAAAAATATAAAATATTTATATTTGCACCTCTTGACAAAACGTTTACATAGGTTTATATTATATCTATACTTACTTGTACGTATAAGTTGGATAAGGAGATATTTCATGAATAAGCCAAAATTAATTTTATTTACTGGGTTTCTCGGCTCAGGCAAGACCTCGTTACTTTTAAAAGTAGCTAGATATCTGGCCGGACAAAAAAAACAATGTGCAATCATTGTCAATGAAATTGGTGAAATTGGCATCGATAATTTACAAATGAAAAAAATGGGTTACGACGTCTGGGAATTATTTGGTGGTTGTATTTGTTGTACCTTAGCAGCCAGTTTAGAAGATACTATTGAACAGCTGACAAAAAACTATGTGTTAGAATATATTCTCATGGAACCATCGGGTGCAGCAGATCCGGGAGCATTATATCAACCGCTGCACCATTGTCAGTTTACTGATGATCAAATAAATAATGTCTTTATTATGGACCCAACCCGGGTGGAGATGTTTGAAGCTGTTCTGCAGCCTTATCTTCAATCAGCAATTCCATTAGCAAATATCACCGTAATTAATAAAATTGATGTGGCAAGTGTTGAAGAAATAGAAACTTCCAATCAGGTAATAAAAAAATATAATGATAAAGTGCCCATATTAAAAATTAATTTAAATAGGTTGGATGAAAATCAGATTCAACAGATTATTAAAAGGAAAGTGGAGAAAGAGCATGTATCAGAGTACCTTTGAAGCATTGGCAGTAGCGACAACATTAACATCGAGACAAGAAATAAATAATGAAGACTGGCAAAAAATCGGCATCTTTTTTATTGAAAACTACATAAAACAACTGGGAAAAACTGAAAAATCTACGATTGGTCATGTCAAAGGGCTAATCGAATTGAAAGATGATAATTTTATCAAATTGAGTTGTGTGAGTCAGAATCATCCGGTCAACAGTGAAATGGTTAATTCTGAAGGGGTCAGCAATGAAGGGCATTTGATCTTTAATGCGATTGTTGCCGGGATCACAAAAACTAAAAATATTCAGTATTTTCAAATGGCCTTGGTCAGAACTTGCAGTGTCTATGATTTAATAACGGATTACCACGAAGCTACCCACGGCAATCTGGATGAAGGTGAAAAAACATGTCCGGTTTGTCATGAACATCATCACCATGGTAACAGCTGTGCACATCACCACTAAATGATAATCACCGATAAATTGTCGGTATTATAAAAAAAGGCAGGAGGAATAATAAATGCAGGAAACATAAAAAGAGACTCCTTTAATTCCGTACATATCGGCATTGCGGGCCATTAATAAGTACGATAGAAGTGAACAAGGAGATCTCATCTAATTAATAATAACATAAATGGGCTTAAATATTAAAGATAATTTTTATCTTCGCTAAAAAATAGTTATTAATTTTGATGTGTTTCTCCTTCTGGAAATAGTTGATTCAAATTAAAAAGTAATTAATTATAATTATGGAGGATGAAAAAATGGCGAATATCAGTGAATTACTGGCAAATCTGGAAATGGATGAGCTAATGGAAGTGGTCCAAAAAGAATTGAATAATGGAGCAGACCCGGTTGAAATCCTTAAAGAATGTGAATCTGGAATGGTCAAGGTCGGAGAAATGTTCAGCCAAGGCGACTATTTTGTTTCCGATTTAATGATGTCCGGCGAAATGTTTAAAGAAGTAGGTGAAATATTGGCTCCCTATTTGGAGGGGAAAACCGGGGATATTCTGGCAAAAGTCGTTTTAGGCACCGTTGAAGGGGATATCCACGATATTGGCAAAGATTTAGTTCATATCATGCTTAAATCGGGCGGATTTGATGTCATCGATGTTGGTGTTGATGCCAAACCGGAGGTATTTGTAGATGCATTAAAAGAATCCGGGGCACCCATTCTGGCATTGTCATGTTTATTGACAACCGCTTACGATTCCATTTCAAACACGGTCAAAGCTGTGGAGGCGGCCGGGTTAAGAAACCAGGTGAAAATTATCATCGGTGGCGGCCCAACCGATGAATCGGTTGTCAGATACACTGGTGCGGATGCATTTGGAGACGATGCTCAGTCGGCTGTCAGATTATGTAAGGAGATGATTTAATCATGACTAAGAGTTTATTTGATGAACGTGTAGAGCTTTATAGAAAAACAATAGCTTTCGAAAATAACAGAACTTCTACAGCCTATTCGGGGCCTGCAACACCAGCAGCTCATATGAATATGACAATTAAGGATTTTATGTTTGATACAAAAAAAGGGTTTAAAGCCTATGTGGATTATGTAAAAGAACTAGATTCGTTCGCATCCATTGATTGTATCAATGCACCATATCCCGGTAAATTCAACGTTCCACTTACATTAATGTGGTTATCACAAATAAAAGTTCCGGGAAGAGATCTCCCAGATAATTCTTTATGGCAGGTTCAAGAAAAAGCTTTAATCGAGGTAGAGGATTATGACTTTATCATCGAACATGGTTTCGCTGAATTCCAACAAAAATTCTTACCTAAAGTGATTGGCATAGATGAAATACAGGACTTTATGAATTATAGCATGACTGAAGGTCCCTTACAGGCCCAGATACTTGTAGAAAACGGCTTGCCCCAAGTAAATTCAATTGCATTTACGCCACCTTTTGAGGCCTTGTGTGGTGGACGTTCAATGACCAAGTTTTTTATGGATTGCTACAAAAGCATGGATAAAATTAAAGAAACTCAAGATGTTATGTTCCCAACATTAATAGAATCAGCCATGGAAACGCTAAAACAAACCAATGCTATTGGCGGATGGGTTGGTGGCTGGCGTGGAGCTTCTGGAATGGTTTCACCCAAAATATGGAATAATCTTGTGTGGCCATATATGAAAAAAACGGCAGAAATATTTATCGACAATGGTTTTATTCCCATCATGCACCTTGATCAAAATTGGGACAGAGACATTGAACGATTCTTAGAATTACCAAAACAAAAATTTGTTTTAAATACTGATGGAATGACCGATCTTAATCGAGCTAGAAAACTTCTGGGAGATCATGTAGCATTTATGGGCGATGTACCAGCTCCAATATTATCAATGGGTACGGTGGCTGAAACTGAAAATTATGTCAAAAAACTCATCGATAATGTTGGTGCAAAAGGATTAATCGTTACATCTGGTTGTGATTCGCCGGCTAATGCAAAATTCGAAAATATGGTCGCAATGTTCAAAACAGCAGTGGAATATAAGTAGGGATAACTATGATATTTATTGGCGAAAAAATAAATGGCACCCGAAAAATCATCCAGGAAGCCATCATTAACCGGGATGCCGAATTCATTAAAAAAACAGCCCTGGATCAGGCCAATGCCGGAGCCGATTATCTGGATGTCAATGCCGGTACCGATCCGTCCCGGGAAAAAGAAGATATGCTATGGTTAATTGAGATGGTACAATCGGTGACCGAGGCTCCTATCTGCATAGACAGCTCAACTCCGGAAGTGATCCAGGCGGCCATCCATGTGGTTAAAGCAACGCCCCTGATTAATTCCATTAACGGTGATCCCAAACGATTAGAGCGCTTTTTACCTTTTATAAAAGAAAAAAACTGTAACGTCATTGCTTTAGCTTTGGATGAATCTCAATCCGGGATGCCAACAACCGTGGAAGAGCGAATGATGGTGTTGGCGCGAATCTTTATGGCCACCCGTGCAGCCGAGATTCCCGATGATAAAGTCTTTATTGATCCCCTGATCATGGCGGTCGCTACCGATCAAAAAGCAGGGCTCATCGCCTTTGAATCCATCAGGACTATCCGGGAAGCTTATCCGGAAGCCCATATCACCGGAGGGCTGAGTAATATTTCTTTTGGTTTACCAAACCGGGCCCTGGTCAATCGGACATTTTTGACTTTGGCAGTCGAAGCGGGTATGGATTCGGCGGTAGTAAATCCCGAAAATGTGGCATTAATTGAATCACTAAAAGCGACTGAGCTGCTACTGGGCCGAGATCGATTCTGTCGAAAGTATACCACGGCAGCAAAGATTGACTTTAGTAAAAAATAAATTTTCAATCTTGAATTATCATAGCTCTTTTCCCGAAATGTTTGGGAAAAGAGCTATGAATCGATAAAAAGGAGTTGACCAATCCATGAAAGCCTATCTTCAAAACGGGAATTTTTCCGAAATCAAAGCAATCGATGATGTCCACTGCATTCACATTACTCAGGAAGTCCGAGATCGCTGTGCTGACAATTATTGCGGTTTTTACGGAAAAAACTATATGTGTCCGCCGTCGGTCGGCGATTTGGAATATTATCAAAAATTAATACTAACATACCAGAAAGGTTTGATTTTTTCTAAAATTTACGCTCTAAAAAACAAGTATGATCATCAGGGAATGGTTAATTCCGGGCTGGAGTTTAGAGACGCGATTCAGAAAATCAACAAAGCAGCGAAAGCTGAAAATCGTGATTGTCTCTTTTTCACGGCAGGAACCTGCTCGATCTGTGAAACCTGTGCGATCCTATCCCAGGAACCCTGTCGATTTCCCGATGAAACCATGCCATCATTGGAAGCGTCGGGTATTGATGTGGTGACGTTAAGCCGTGATTTGGGGATGAACTATAATAATGGGCCGAATAAAGTCACTTATTTTGGTTTGGTACTGTATCAGGATTAACCGTTAAATCTTTTCAATAATTCCGGTAGACACAATCATTGAAAAGATTGTTAACGAATAATATGGTATGCAAAAAAAAGCAATTATGATAGAATCAATGATACAGATCTGTACGTAAGAGTCGAGGTAAAAAGATGAAGGAAAAACTGGTCGAACTGATAGCTGACTTAAAATTGGAAGAAGCAGAGATTTTTGCTGATGAATTGATCCGACAGGGAATTAAAGCTCAAGATCTTTACGATATTGTTATGGAAGGATTAAGTGTCATCGGAAAAAAATACGAAAATAGCGAATGTTATATTGCCGACTTGATCGTATCGGGAATGATTGCCAAAAATATTTTTGCGGAAGCCAATCTTCATCAGGATAACAAGTCATGGATAAAATCTACTGGTAAAATACTTTTTGGGACAATTTATGATGATATTCATGATATTGGCAAAGACTTAATGATTGATGCTCTGGAAAATAAGGGGATTCAGGTTATTGACCTGGGCGTGGATGTTAAAGTCGAAAAATTTATTAAAGCCGTCAAAGAACATAATCCGGATATTATTGCCGTGAGTTGCGTGATGACCAATTCAATTCCGTATCTACAGGAATTGGGAAGTACCTTGGAAAAAGAAAACCTCCTGGAAAACCGACGTTTTTTATTAGGGGGAGCGGTAGTCAATCACGATTATATTAAAATTCCACAAATTGATTTTATGACCAATAACTTTTACGAAGGGATCCGTTATTGTGAAGTTTACCTGGAAGAGAAAGCAAAAGGAGTTAAAAATGAATGAGTGATGTTTTATATTTAGCGATTGTTGCGAGTTTAAAAGATAAGATTTTAAAAAGTCAACTTAAACCGGGAGATATGCTGAATTCCGAAACTTCACTGATGAATGAATATTCAGCCAGTCGGATGACGATTCGAAAAAGTTTGTCTTTGTTATCAAATGAAGGGTATATCTACTCCGTTCCCGGCAAAGGAAATTTTGTCTGCAAACCAGAAGTGGATATTTTTCAATTTAAGTTCAATAAATATGATGGTTTGAACACCCATATTGATGAGGTAAAACTGATTTCGGTTAAGGTGATGTATCCTTCTAAAAAAATTGACAAAATTTTAAATTTAGACGAAAATCAGAAAGCTGTCG
This is a stretch of genomic DNA from Acetobacterium woodii DSM 1030. It encodes these proteins:
- a CDS encoding GTP-binding protein, with translation MNKPKLILFTGFLGSGKTSLLLKVARYLAGQKKQCAIIVNEIGEIGIDNLQMKKMGYDVWELFGGCICCTLAASLEDTIEQLTKNYVLEYILMEPSGAADPGALYQPLHHCQFTDDQINNVFIMDPTRVEMFEAVLQPYLQSAIPLANITVINKIDVASVEEIETSNQVIKKYNDKVPILKINLNRLDENQIQQIIKRKVEKEHVSEYL
- a CDS encoding cobalamin B12-binding domain-containing protein; amino-acid sequence: MANISELLANLEMDELMEVVQKELNNGADPVEILKECESGMVKVGEMFSQGDYFVSDLMMSGEMFKEVGEILAPYLEGKTGDILAKVVLGTVEGDIHDIGKDLVHIMLKSGGFDVIDVGVDAKPEVFVDALKESGAPILALSCLLTTAYDSISNTVKAVEAAGLRNQVKIIIGGGPTDESVVRYTGADAFGDDAQSAVRLCKEMI
- a CDS encoding uroporphyrinogen decarboxylase family protein; translated protein: MTKSLFDERVELYRKTIAFENNRTSTAYSGPATPAAHMNMTIKDFMFDTKKGFKAYVDYVKELDSFASIDCINAPYPGKFNVPLTLMWLSQIKVPGRDLPDNSLWQVQEKALIEVEDYDFIIEHGFAEFQQKFLPKVIGIDEIQDFMNYSMTEGPLQAQILVENGLPQVNSIAFTPPFEALCGGRSMTKFFMDCYKSMDKIKETQDVMFPTLIESAMETLKQTNAIGGWVGGWRGASGMVSPKIWNNLVWPYMKKTAEIFIDNGFIPIMHLDQNWDRDIERFLELPKQKFVLNTDGMTDLNRARKLLGDHVAFMGDVPAPILSMGTVAETENYVKKLIDNVGAKGLIVTSGCDSPANAKFENMVAMFKTAVEYK
- a CDS encoding dihydropteroate synthase — encoded protein: MIFIGEKINGTRKIIQEAIINRDAEFIKKTALDQANAGADYLDVNAGTDPSREKEDMLWLIEMVQSVTEAPICIDSSTPEVIQAAIHVVKATPLINSINGDPKRLERFLPFIKEKNCNVIALALDESQSGMPTTVEERMMVLARIFMATRAAEIPDDKVFIDPLIMAVATDQKAGLIAFESIRTIREAYPEAHITGGLSNISFGLPNRALVNRTFLTLAVEAGMDSAVVNPENVALIESLKATELLLGRDRFCRKYTTAAKIDFSKK
- a CDS encoding cobalamin B12-binding domain-containing protein; its protein translation is MKEKLVELIADLKLEEAEIFADELIRQGIKAQDLYDIVMEGLSVIGKKYENSECYIADLIVSGMIAKNIFAEANLHQDNKSWIKSTGKILFGTIYDDIHDIGKDLMIDALENKGIQVIDLGVDVKVEKFIKAVKEHNPDIIAVSCVMTNSIPYLQELGSTLEKENLLENRRFLLGGAVVNHDYIKIPQIDFMTNNFYEGIRYCEVYLEEKAKGVKNE
- a CDS encoding DUF2284 domain-containing protein, whose translation is MKAYLQNGNFSEIKAIDDVHCIHITQEVRDRCADNYCGFYGKNYMCPPSVGDLEYYQKLILTYQKGLIFSKIYALKNKYDHQGMVNSGLEFRDAIQKINKAAKAENRDCLFFTAGTCSICETCAILSQEPCRFPDETMPSLEASGIDVVTLSRDLGMNYNNGPNKVTYFGLVLYQD